CGGCCGATCGCAAGGCTGGCCTGACGGAGCCTCGCAAGCTCCGTGGCGCCTCCCGGCGCTCCATTCCTCTCCCGTTCGGGAGAGAGAAGGAAAACAGGGAGACGGGCGCATCCGGGCGTCCGAAAACAAAACCCCGGGCCAGCGGAGCGTTGGCTGCAACACCAAGCTACCGGCGATCGCCCGAATGACGGCACCAAGACACCGCTATTAACCGGCCGGTAACCATACACCCGGCAAATATTGCCGGGGAGTTCTCAGCATGAGCGATGTCACTGCCTCCGGATCCGCGCCCGCGAGCTCGTCTTCGGGCGGGCTAGACCTGTCCGGACTCCGCAAGATCGGTGACCTGCTCCGGCGCGGCGACATCACGCTCGCGCTCGGCGTTCTGACCATCCTGGTGGTCCTGATCCTGCCGCTGCCGCCGATCGTGCTCGACCTGTTCCTGGCGGTCTCGATCACGCTCTCGGTGCTGATCCTGATGACCTCGCTGTTCATCCAGGCGCCGCTCGAATTCTCTGCCTTCCCGACCGTGCTGCTGATCTCGACGATGCTGCGGCTGTCGCTGAACCTGGCGTCGACCCGCCTGATCCTGTCGCACGGCCACGAGGGCACCTCCGCCGCGGGTCACGTCATCGAAGCCTTCGGCAACTTCGTGATGAGCGGCAACTTCGTGATCGGTATCATCGTGTTCACGATCCTGGTCATCGTGAACTTCGTGGTCATCACCAAAGGTTCGGGCCGTATCGCCGAAGTGGCGGCACGCTTCCACTTGGACGCCATGCCCGGCAAGCAGATGGCGATCGACGCCGATCTCAGCGCCGGCCTGATCGACGAGAAGGAGGCGCGGCGCCGCCGCACCGAGCTCGAGGACGAAAGCGGATTCTTCGGCGCCATGGACGGCGCCTCGAAGTTCGTGCGCGGCGACGCGATCGCGGGCCTGCTGGTCGTGTTCATCAACGTCATCGGCGGCATGATCATCGGCATCGCGCAGCAAGGCTTGAGCTTCGCCGAAGCCGGCCGCACCTACACGCTGCTGACCGTCGGTGACGGCCTCGTCACGCAAGTGCCGGCGCTGATCGTGTCGACCGCGGCGGGCCTGCTGGTTTCCAAGGCCGGCATCTCCGGATCCGCCGACAAGGCGCTGATGGGTCAGCTGTCCGGCTATCCCAAGGCGCTCGGCATGTCGGCCGCCGTGATGATCGTCATGTCGCTATTGCCCGGCATTCCGATGATCCCGTTCCTGATGCTGGGCGGCGGCGCGGGCGCGCTCGCCTACATCATGGACAAGCGTCACAAGGCCACGGCCGAGGCCGCGACGCGCCAGGCCGCCGCGGAAAAGCTCGCGGCCGCGCCCGATGAGCCGATCACCGCCGCGCTCAAGATCGACGACCTCAAGATCGAGCTCGGCTACGCGCTGCTGCCTCTCGTCAACTCGCCGGACGGCGGCGACCGGCTGACCGAGCAGATCAAGGCGCTGCGCCGCTCGCTCGCGATCGAGATGGGTTTCGTGATGCCCGCCGTGCGCATCCTCGACAACGTGCAGCTCGAGGCCAACAGCTACGTCATCAAGATCAAGGAGGTCGATGCCGGCACCGGCCGGATCTGGCCGAACCAGTACATGGTGATGGACCCGACCGGCGCGCAAGTGAAGCTGCCGGGCATCCACACCACCGAGCCGACCTTCGGCCTGCCCGCGACCTGGGTCGACGTCTCGCAGAAAGAAGAAGCCGCGATGAAGGGCTACACGGTGGTCGATGCGGCGACCGTGATGTCGACGCACCTCACCGAACTGCTCAAGGCCAACACCGCGGAGCTTCTGTCCTACGGCGAGGTCCACAAGCTGATCAAGGAACTGCCGAAGGAGCAGGCCGATCTCATCAAGGACATCTCGCCCGCGCAGATCACGGTGTCGGGCATCCAGCGCGTGCTGCAGATCCTGCTCGGCGAGCGCGTCTCGATTCGCGACTTCTCCGGCATCCTCGAAGGCATCGCCGACGCGCTGTCGTTCACCCGCAATCCGACGGTCATCGCCGAGCACGTGCGCACCCGCCTCGCCCGCCAGCTCTGCGCCCAGCACACCACGCCGGCCGGCTACCTGCCGCTGATCGCGCTGTCGGCGAAATGGGAGCAGAACTTCGCCGAGTCGATCGTGGGTCAGGGCGACGAGCGCAGCCTCGCGATGCAGCCCTCGAAGCTGTCGGAGTTCATCACCGCGGTCCGCGAACGGTTCGAGGACGCCGCCCGCGAAGGCGAGGCGCCGGTGCTGGTCACCTCGCCGGCGGTGCGGCCGTTCGTGCGCAGCATCGTCGAGCGCTTCCGCGCCCAGACCAGCGTGCTGTCGCAGTCGGAGATCCATCCCCGGGCCCGGCTCAAGACGGTCGGTAGCATCTAAACACCGTCTCCTGGAACCATTTGAAAATACAAAGGTTTCCCGCCGCCCGGGCCGCTGACCTGCCGGTTCGATCAACGAAATGTGAGCGGGGCTTGGAACTGTGGCAGCGGTCACTAGTTGACTGTGCGACAGCCGCAACGGGAGGGCCGGCACATCATACCCCAGGGGTTAGGGGTGGGAGTGCTGACCCATGTCCGGAGCGGAATCGTTAAGCGTCGGTAACCGTCTTTTATAAGCCCCTGAAAGTGCAGACTAACCGGGTTTATAAGCGGATCGACGGTAACGGGTGGTGGTATTGAACCTTTAAGAGGCGTTGTCCGACAACAGGGTAATTTCGGAGAAGCGTCATGAACAACTACACGCTGAGCACTGCTGATCGCCTCACGCACATCAAGATCGTGGCTGTGTCGCTGATCGCTGGGATCGCCGTTGTCGGCGTCGGCATCGCGGCCCGTCCAGAACTTCCCGACATGAGCACGAGGCTCGAAGCCCGCGCGCCGGTTTTGAAGCCCGGCAAGCCGGTGGTCTGGACTCGCGCGGACGACGTCACGATCCGCTAACCCATTCCGACACGTCAAAACACAGCCGGTCGCGCGCCATCAGGCGCGCGATTTTTTTTGGCAAGCCGAAACGTCAATGCCCGGCCATTCGCCGGGCATTGGAAGTTCGTGACGTGTGAGATCAGGCCGTGCGGGTGCTGCGCATGAGGCCGATGGCGTCGAGCTCGGACTGCTCGAAGGCGGCTTCCGCCGCGCGCTCGCGCATCTGGTCGCGCTCGTCGAGCAGCTCGACCTTCTTCAATTCCTCGAAGGCCTCGGCCAATGCGTCCTTGGCATCGTTGAGCTGCACGCGCAGCTCGTCCGCCGAATTCTTGAGGTTCTCGCGGCGCTGGATCGCAGCCTTCGCGTAGGTCGGATAAGCAAAGTGGCTCGGATCGTGAATGTTGGCACGATCCTGTTCGGTCTTGATCTCGCGCTCGAGCTCGGTCGCCATCCGATCGAACTCTGCGATCATGCCTTCAATCTGCATGACCTTTCGGCGCTTTTCGTCGACCTGGAACTTCTTCAGACGAATGAGCGTATCGCGTGACTTCATCGACTCTTACTCCCCCGAAGCCGCGAGGACGTGGCAAACAGGCCCAACGAACCCCAAACAGCGGGCAACCAAGTCGACTGTGCCGCGATAACGTTAGTTTTCGGTTTCCAGCCTGCCCGCAATGGTAGGGAAGCCGGTTTTTCTGTGATCTGCACAGTAAGCCCTTGCTTCTCAAGGCTTTCCGGCTTGCGGCGCCGGCGCCATGCCGAGGATCTCGGCAAGCCTCTGATAACCATCCAGGAGGCTCGTGCATTCGTCCTTGTACTGGCCGAGGAAGGCCTCGAGCGGTGTGTGCAGGCCGATCGCCTCGTCGACCTCGAGGCTGGAGCCAGGACGGTAAGCGCCGAGCCGGATCAATTCCTCCATATCGGCGTAAGTCGCCATCACCTTGCGGGCGCGGGTCAGCACATCGAGAAAATCGGGATTGGCCGACTTCGGCATCGAGCGCGACACTGACTTCAGCACGTTGATCGCGGGATAGCGGCCGCGCTCCGCGATGGCGCGCTCCATGACGATATGGCCGTCGAGGATCGAGCGCACCGCGTCCGCGATCGGCTCGTTGTGATCGTCGCCTTCGACCAGCACCGTAAAGATGCCGGTGATGCTGCCGTCTGCCGAGCCCGGTCCGGCACGCTCCAGCAACCGCGGCAGTTCGGCGAACACCGTCGGTGTATAGCCTTTGGCGGTGGGAGGCTCGCCGGTGGCAAGACCGATTTCGCGCTGCGCGATGGCGAAGCGCGTGACCGAGTCCATCAGGAGCAGCACCTGCTGGGCCTGGTCGCGGAAGTACTCGGCGATCGAGAGCGTGAGATAGGCCGCCTGACGGCGCATCAGCGCCGGCTCGTCGGAGGTCGCGACCACCACGACCGAACGGGCCAGGCCCTCCTCGCCCAGATCGTCCTGCAGGAATTCCTGCACCTCGCGGCCGCGCTCGCCGACCAGGCCGATCACCGACACGTCGGCCACGACGTTGCGGGCCATCATCGAGAGCAGCACCGACTTGCCGACGCCGGAGCCGGCGAAGATGCCCATGCGCTGGCCGTGGCAGCAGGTGATGAAGGTGTTGAGCGCGCGGACGCCCAGATCGATCGGCGCGCCGACCCGCCTCCGGGCATGCGCTGCCGGCGGCGGCGCCTTGAACGGATAAGGCAGCGGCCCCGACGGCAGCGGACCCTTGCCGTCGATCGGCTCGCCCATGGCATTGACGACCCGGCCGAGCCAGGCGCTGGTCGGCCGGACCGCGGCGCGGACCGCGGAGACGACCGCGCGGCAGCCGCGCCGCACGCCTTCCAGCGTCGCGAACGGCATCAGCAGCGCATGACCGCCGGAAAAGCCGACCACCTCACAGGGAATTGGCGCACTCTGCGTCTCGATCACGACCCGGGCGCCGACCGACATAGTATGAAGAGGCCCCGCCACCTCGACCATCAGCCCCCGGACCCCAACCACCCGGCCGTAAACCTCGTTTCCGTCCAGTTCCTCGATCTGTTCGAGAAGTGCCCTCATAAAAGATGGCCTTTTGGTAACGTTTTGAGGCTCGTATTAACCGCCTGTTTACCCGCGTCGTTAATCATTACGTCACCGTCGTTGGGATTAAGGCGACGCTCATCCCGCCAGGACGGATGGATGAGTCTCGAGAGTCGGTTGGACCCGATTCTTAATGTGGAGTCTGAACGGGACCGTGGCGAAAAAACCACTCTCGGGCAACATCTTAAGGCGATTCGGCCGAATCTGGCCAGCCAATGGTTGCGACCCGGAAAAAGGTTTTGTTAACCATATCCTTGTTAAGCTTCCGAATCGTTTGTCCCAAGGCGTTTTCACGGGCCGCCCCTGCGGCGCCCCAGGTTTGAGCCCGCAGCGGCGAAGAAGGGGTTTGGCATGCGCGTTCTGCTGATCGAGGACGATA
The Rhodoplanes sp. Z2-YC6860 genome window above contains:
- the fliI gene encoding flagellar protein export ATPase FliI, which translates into the protein MRALLEQIEELDGNEVYGRVVGVRGLMVEVAGPLHTMSVGARVVIETQSAPIPCEVVGFSGGHALLMPFATLEGVRRGCRAVVSAVRAAVRPTSAWLGRVVNAMGEPIDGKGPLPSGPLPYPFKAPPPAAHARRRVGAPIDLGVRALNTFITCCHGQRMGIFAGSGVGKSVLLSMMARNVVADVSVIGLVGERGREVQEFLQDDLGEEGLARSVVVVATSDEPALMRRQAAYLTLSIAEYFRDQAQQVLLLMDSVTRFAIAQREIGLATGEPPTAKGYTPTVFAELPRLLERAGPGSADGSITGIFTVLVEGDDHNEPIADAVRSILDGHIVMERAIAERGRYPAINVLKSVSRSMPKSANPDFLDVLTRARKVMATYADMEELIRLGAYRPGSSLEVDEAIGLHTPLEAFLGQYKDECTSLLDGYQRLAEILGMAPAPQAGKP
- the flhA gene encoding flagellar biosynthesis protein FlhA, yielding MSDVTASGSAPASSSSGGLDLSGLRKIGDLLRRGDITLALGVLTILVVLILPLPPIVLDLFLAVSITLSVLILMTSLFIQAPLEFSAFPTVLLISTMLRLSLNLASTRLILSHGHEGTSAAGHVIEAFGNFVMSGNFVIGIIVFTILVIVNFVVITKGSGRIAEVAARFHLDAMPGKQMAIDADLSAGLIDEKEARRRRTELEDESGFFGAMDGASKFVRGDAIAGLLVVFINVIGGMIIGIAQQGLSFAEAGRTYTLLTVGDGLVTQVPALIVSTAAGLLVSKAGISGSADKALMGQLSGYPKALGMSAAVMIVMSLLPGIPMIPFLMLGGGAGALAYIMDKRHKATAEAATRQAAAEKLAAAPDEPITAALKIDDLKIELGYALLPLVNSPDGGDRLTEQIKALRRSLAIEMGFVMPAVRILDNVQLEANSYVIKIKEVDAGTGRIWPNQYMVMDPTGAQVKLPGIHTTEPTFGLPATWVDVSQKEEAAMKGYTVVDAATVMSTHLTELLKANTAELLSYGEVHKLIKELPKEQADLIKDISPAQITVSGIQRVLQILLGERVSIRDFSGILEGIADALSFTRNPTVIAEHVRTRLARQLCAQHTTPAGYLPLIALSAKWEQNFAESIVGQGDERSLAMQPSKLSEFITAVRERFEDAAREGEAPVLVTSPAVRPFVRSIVERFRAQTSVLSQSEIHPRARLKTVGSI
- the fliJ gene encoding flagellar export protein FliJ; its protein translation is MKSRDTLIRLKKFQVDEKRRKVMQIEGMIAEFDRMATELEREIKTEQDRANIHDPSHFAYPTYAKAAIQRRENLKNSADELRVQLNDAKDALAEAFEELKKVELLDERDQMRERAAEAAFEQSELDAIGLMRSTRTA